One Carassius auratus strain Wakin chromosome 16, ASM336829v1, whole genome shotgun sequence genomic window carries:
- the rspo3 gene encoding R-spondin-3, protein MQLQLISIVLILHCMEYTNCQHQGSRHRQHKQVTGVSSQGCQGGCQTCSVYNGCLTCKPKLFIHLERDGMRQFGVCLASCPNGFYGTRSPDRNDCIKCGSECDSCFNRNFCLRCRAGSYLHKGKCTESCPDGLVPSDTMKECVPACPADCDSCQNGDVCTRCGPGHFLLHGQCHHVCPDEFEPNDSMECIPTVHCEVGEWSEWGPCSRSGKTCGFRWGEETRTRQVLQNPSPMGTPCPATSEKRECLVKRRRCKPKGQRRGEKKKRFNLQEKENTESRRERKREREKETVDREDSESRNKTEHRPRRDQSRDAGTV, encoded by the exons AGGTTACAGGGGTGAGCTCCCAGGGATGCCAGGGAGGCTGTCAGACCTGCTCGGTTTACAATGGCTGTCTGACCTGCAAGCCCAAGCTTTTTATTCACCTGGAGAGGGACGGGATGAGGCAGTTCGGAGTGTGCCTGGCCTCCTGCCCTAATGGTTTCTACGGCACCCGTTCCCCTGACCGGAATGACTGCATAA AGTGTGGGTCAGAGTGCGACTCATGCTTTAACAGGAACTTCTGCCTGCGCTGCAGAGCAGGCTCCTACTTGCACAAGGGCAAGTGCACGGAGAGCTGTCCAGATGGGCTGGTGCCCAGCGATACCATGAAAGAGTGTGTGCCTG CATGTCCTGCAGACTGCGACTCCTGTCAGAACGGTGACGTGTGTACAAGGTGTGGGCCGGGACACTTCTTACTGCATGGACAATGTCATCACGTCTGCCCAGACGAGTTTGAGCCCAATGACTCAATGGAGTGCATCCCGACAG TGCACTGTGAAGTGGGCGAGTGGAGTGAATGGGGACCCTGCTCACGCTCAGGTAAAACCTGCGGCTTCAGATGGGGCGAAGAAACAAGGACCAGGCAGGTCCTACAGAATCCCTCTCCAATGGGGACCCCGTGCCCAGCTACTTCTGAAAAGAGGGAATGCCTTGTCAAAAGAAGAAGAT GTAAGCCAAAAGGTCAGCGGCGGGGAGAGAAGAAGAAACGCTTCAACCTGCAGGAGAAAGAGAACACTGAGTCCCGtcgagagaggaagagagaacgAGAGAAGGAGACGGTCGACCGAGAGGATTCAGAAAGCCGGAACAAAACAGAGCACCGTCCCCGGAGGGACCAGAGCAGAGACGCTGGAACAGTATAG